One Thermoanaerobacter kivui genomic window, TCCTCACAAATAGAATTTAAAGCTTCGATGAATTCTGCGTTCATACTATTGCTCCCTCCTTAATTTTAAAACTTTATGACTGGTTTAACAAGACTTACATTTTTCATGTCGAATTCTTTTCTTGCGCCGTTGTACAAAATGCAGACTTTATCTCCAGTAAACTCTAAAAGTTCCCCTTCAAATTTTTTCTTTTTATCAACAGGAGCGTACAAAGATACCTCTACTTCTGCGCCAATGTGCTTTTCAAAGTCTCGAGGTGTTTTAAGAGGCCTGTCAATGCCAGGGGAAGACACTTCTAAAATGTAACTGTGTTCTATTGGGTCAACCTCATCAAGTCTATCACTTAGATATTCACTTACCAATTGACAATCATCTAATGTTATACCACCCTCTTTATCTATATAAACCCGTAAATACCAGTGACTGCCTTCTTTTTTGTATTCCACATCTACCAATTCAAAATTGTTTTTTTCTAAGATGGGCATAACTAAATCCCTTGTAAGTTGTTCAATTTTAGACATACACTTTTCCTCCTATATTTAATTTTTCAAATTTATATATAAACTAAAGAGTGGGAATACCCACTCTTTGAGTAAAGCATTATATTGACATAATAATTATAGCATACACCTTTTACCAA contains:
- the rimP gene encoding ribosome maturation factor RimP, encoding MSKIEQLTRDLVMPILEKNNFELVDVEYKKEGSHWYLRVYIDKEGGITLDDCQLVSEYLSDRLDEVDPIEHSYILEVSSPGIDRPLKTPRDFEKHIGAEVEVSLYAPVDKKKKFEGELLEFTGDKVCILYNGARKEFDMKNVSLVKPVIKF